The Streptomyces laurentii region CATCGCGGATCCCATGTAGTCCCGCAGCGATTCCTCGTACGTGGTGGGATGCCCGAGCTCCGTGAGATAGCCGGCGAGGAGCCGGTTGGAGATCGGCTCGCTGTCGACGAGCACACCGTCGTTGTCGAAGATGACCAGGTCATAGCTCATGCCCGGATCCTAGGAGCCGATGACCCGATCGTGCTCCTGGGTACTGGCCTACGGGTCACTGCCGGTTGGCCGGGTCCGAGATCCAGTCGAAGAGCCCCTTCACGGCGTCGGTGAAGTAGGGGCCGTACTCGACGGTGTCATCGTCGTTGATGTGGAAGCTCTGGAGACCGTGTTCTGGGGAAACGCAGAAAAGCCCCGCACCATAAAGGTGCGGGGCTTTCCCCAAAAGGAGTTCGGCGGTGTCCTACTCTCCCACAGGGTCCCCCCTGCAGTACCATCGGCGCTGAAAGGCTTAGCTTCCGGGTTCGGAATGTAACCGGGCGTTTCCCTAACGCTATGACCACCGAAACACTATGAAGTTGGAACTCCAGCCAGAAAAGGCGAGTTCGTTACTTCAGAACAAACACAGTGGACGCGAGCAACTGAGGACAAGCCCTCGGCCTATTAGTACCGGTCAGCTCCACCCATTACTGGGCTTCCACATCCGGCCTATCAACCCAGTCGTCTACTGGGAGCCTTACCCTCTCAAGGAGGTGGGAATACTCATCTCGAAGCAGGCTTCCCGCTTAGATGCTTTCAGCGGTTATCCCTCCCGAACGTAGCCAACCAGCCATGCCCTTGGCAGGACAACTGGCACACCAGAGGTTCGTCCGTCCCGGTCCTCTCGTACTAGGGACAGCCCTTCTCAATATTCCTACGCGCACAGCGGATAGGGACCGAACTGTCTCACGACGTTCTAAACCCAGCTCGCGTACCGCTTTAATGGGCGAACAGCCCAACCCTTGGGACCGACTCCAGCCCCAGGATGCGACGAGCCGACATCGAGGTGCCAAACCATCCCGTCGATATGGACTCTTGGGGAAGATCAGCCTGTTATCCCCGGGGTACCTTTTATCCGTTGAGCGACGGCGCTTCCACAAGCCACCGCCGGATCACTAGTCCCGACTTTCGTCCCTGCTCGACCCGTCGGTCTCACAGTCAAGCTCCCTTGTGCACTTACACTCAACACCTGATTGCCAACCAGGCTGAGGGAACCTTTGGGCGCCTCCGTTACCCTTTGGGAGGCAACCGCCCCAGTTAAACTACCCATCAGACACTGTCCCTGATCCGGATCACGGACCGAGGTTAGACATCCAGCACGACCAGAGTGGTATTTCAACGGCGACTCCACAACCACTGGCGTGGCTGCTTCAAAGTCTCCCACCTATCCTACACAAGCCGAACCGAACACCAATATCAAACTGTAGTAAAGGTCCCGGGGTCTTTCCGTCCTGCTGCGCGAAACGAGCATCTTTACTCGTAGTGCAATTTCACCGGGCCTATGGTTGAGACAGTCGAGAAGTCGTTACGCCATTCGTGCAGGTCGGAACTTACCCGACAAGGAATTTCGCTACCTTAGGATGGTTATAGTTACCACCGCCGTTTACTGGCGCTTAAGTTCTCAGCTTCGCCCTGTCGAAACAGAGCTAACCGGTCCCCTTAACGTTCCAGCACCGGGCAGGCGTCAGTCCGTATACATCGCCTTACGGCTTCGCACGGACCTGTGTTTTTAGTAAACAGTCGCTTCTCGCTGGTCTCTGCGGCCACCCCCAGCTTGGGAAGCAAGTCCCCTCACCAGGCGTGGCCCCCCTTCTCCCGAAGTTACGGGGGCATTTTGCCGAGTTCCTTAACCATAGTTCACCCGAACGCCTCGGTATTCTCTACCTGACCACCTGAGTCGGTTTAGGGTACGGGCCGCCATGAAACTCGCTAGAGGCTTTTCTCGACAGCATAGGATCATCCACTTCACCACAATCGGCTCGGCATCAGGTCTCAGCCTTAACGTGTGACGGATTTGCCTACCACACGGCCTACACCCTTACCCCGGGACAACCACCGCCCGGGCTGGACTACCTTCCTGCGTCACCCCATCGCTTACCTACTACCACCTTGGGTCGGCGGCTCCACCACTTTCCATTCCCCGAAGGGTCCGGAACGGCTTCACGGCCTTAGCATTAATGGGCTCGATATTGGGCGTTTCAAAGCGGGTACCGGAATATCAACCGGTTGTCCATCGACTACGCCTGTCGGCCTCGCCTTAGGTCCCGACTTACCCTGGGCAGATCAGCTTGACCCAGGAACCCTTAGTCAATCGGCGCACACGTTTCTCACGTGTGTATCGCTACTCATGCCTGCATTCTCACTCGTGAACCGTCCACAACTCGCTTCCGCGGCTGCTTCACCCGGCACACGACGCTCCCCTACCCATCACAGCACCCGTTGGGGCTATATGCTGCAATGACACGACTTCGGCGGTACGCTTGAGCCCCGCTACATTGTCGGCGCGGAATCACTTGACCAGTGAGCTATTACGCACTCTTTCAAGGGTGGCTGCTTCTAAGCCAACCTCCTGGTTGTCTCTGCGACTCCACATCCTTTCCCACTTAGCGTACGCTTAGGGGCCTTAGTCGATGCTCTGGGCTGTTTCCCTCTCGACCATGGAGCTTATCCCCCACAGTCTCACTGCCGTGCTCTCACTTACCGGCATTCGGAGTTTGGCTAAGGTCAGTAACCCGGTAGGGCCCATCGCCTATCCAGTGCTCTACCTCCGGCAAGAAACACACGACGCTGCACCTAAATGCATTTCGGGGAGAACCAGCTATCACGGAGTTTGATTGGCCTTTCACCCCTAACCACAGGTCATCCCCCAGGTTTTCAACCCTGGTGGGTTCGGTCCTCCACGAAGTCTTACCTCCGCTTCAACCTGCCCATGGCTAGATCACTCCGCTTCGGGTCTTGAGCGTGCTACTGAATCGCCCTATTCGGACTCGCTTTCGCTACGGCTTCCCCACACGGGTTAACCTCGCAACACACCGCAAACTCGCAGGCTCATTCTTCAAAAGGCACGCAGTCACGAGATACAGCAAGCTGCATCCGACGCTCCCACGGCTTGTAGGCACACGGTTTCAGGTACTATTTCACTCCGCTCCCGCGGTACTTTTCACCATTCCCTCACGGTACTATCCGCTATCGGTCACCAGGGAATATTTAGGCTTAGCGGGTGGTCCCGCCAG contains the following coding sequences:
- a CDS encoding LPxTG domain-containing protein (identified by MetaGeneAnnotator; putative;~sequence version:1), whose product is MTRSCSWVLAYGSLPVGRVRDPVEEPLHGVGEVGAVLDGVIVVDVEALETVFWGNAEKPRTIKVRGFPQKEFGGVLLSHRVPPAVPSALKGLASGFGM
- a CDS encoding hypothetical protein (identified by MetaGeneAnnotator; putative;~predicted protein [Streptomyces ghanaensis ATCC14672]), with product MLWAVSLSTMELIPHSLTAVLSLTGIRSLAKVSNPVGPIAYPVLYLRQETHDAAPKCISGRTSYHGV